From the genome of Suricata suricatta isolate VVHF042 chromosome 3, meerkat_22Aug2017_6uvM2_HiC, whole genome shotgun sequence, one region includes:
- the CD48 gene encoding CD48 antigen isoform X1, protein MWAQRQEWFTALELLLLLPPLFLANVQDTPNQVAAISGSNVTLKISGLSDNSKRFTWLYNSIQKIVEWESNNIKYFKSDFKDRVRLGESHELCIYNTRKEDSGTYILREVESGVEVAHSISLKVLDPVPKPKLNIETRKKPNNSCHLKLSCEIPDRSVNQSVSYTWYGDSQPFPTDVNRDVLEITVNPQNFSGSYTCQVSNAVSKKNRTVYFTSPCTLARSSEVVRTTVWLLVMVPVVPCLLWT, encoded by the exons ATGTGGGCCCAAAGGCAGGAGTGGTTTACAGCTCTGGAACTTCTTCTACTGCTGCCTCCTCTGTTCCTGGCAAACGTTCAAG ATACTCCAAATCAAGTGGCTGCCATCTCTGGCAGCAACGTGACTCTGAAAATCTCCGGTTTGTCTGATAACTCCAAACGATTCACCTGGCTATACAACAGCATCCAGAAGATTGTAGAATGGGAGTCCAACAACATTAAATACTTCAAGTCTGACTTTAAGGACAGGGTCAGACTTGGTGAAAGCCACGAACTGTGCATCTATAACACCCGGAAAGAGGACAGCGGCACCTACATCCTGCGGGAGGTGGAGTCTGGGGTAGAGGTAGCTCACTCCATCTCACTGAAGGTGTTAG ATCCAGTACCTAAACCTAAACTAAATATCGAGACGAGAAAGAAACCGAATAACAGCTGTCATCTGAAACTGTCGTGTGAGATACCGGACCGGTCTGTAAACCAGTCTGTGAGCTACACCTGGTACGGGGACTCACAACCGTTTCCCACAGACGTCAACAGAGATGTGCTTGAGATCACCGTTAATCCACAGAATTTCTCTGGAAGTTACACCTGCCAAGTCAGCAATGCTGTGAGCAAAAAGAATCGCACAGTCTACTTCACTTCACCCTGTACTCTGG CCAGATCCTCCGAAGTAGTCCGGACTACAGTGTGGCTACTGGTCATGGTGCCCGTGGTTCCTTGCCTTCTGTGGACCTGA
- the CD48 gene encoding CD48 antigen isoform X2 encodes MGLELGSQAGRAPISPPTLVAGGQLWAGQFSGTFSPLAPQRHWFCWAFTRGQDEKEQRVSGEVAPAKGGAGAGITFDPVWWQDYGGNDDVASSVPGTLAPAEDPVPKPKLNIETRKKPNNSCHLKLSCEIPDRSVNQSVSYTWYGDSQPFPTDVNRDVLEITVNPQNFSGSYTCQVSNAVSKKNRTVYFTSPCTLARSSEVVRTTVWLLVMVPVVPCLLWT; translated from the exons ATGGGTCTAGAGTTGGGGAGCCAGGCAGGCAGagctcccatctcccctcccactctcGTAGCAGGAGGCCAGCTCTGGGCCGGTCAGTTCTCTGGCACATTTAGTCCTCTGGCACCTCAGAGGCACTGGTTCTGCTGGGCTTTTACCCGGGGCCAGGATGAAAAGGAGCAGAGGGTCTCAGGCGAAGTGGCCCCGGCAAAGGGAGGAGCAGGTGCTGGGATTACCTTTGATCCCGTCTGGTGGCAGGATTACGGCGGCAATGATGATGTGGCCTCCAGCGTGCCTGGAACACTGGCACCTGCAGAAG ATCCAGTACCTAAACCTAAACTAAATATCGAGACGAGAAAGAAACCGAATAACAGCTGTCATCTGAAACTGTCGTGTGAGATACCGGACCGGTCTGTAAACCAGTCTGTGAGCTACACCTGGTACGGGGACTCACAACCGTTTCCCACAGACGTCAACAGAGATGTGCTTGAGATCACCGTTAATCCACAGAATTTCTCTGGAAGTTACACCTGCCAAGTCAGCAATGCTGTGAGCAAAAAGAATCGCACAGTCTACTTCACTTCACCCTGTACTCTGG CCAGATCCTCCGAAGTAGTCCGGACTACAGTGTGGCTACTGGTCATGGTGCCCGTGGTTCCTTGCCTTCTGTGGACCTGA